A window of the Callospermophilus lateralis isolate mCalLat2 chromosome 7, mCalLat2.hap1, whole genome shotgun sequence genome harbors these coding sequences:
- the Gpr61 gene encoding G-protein coupled receptor 61, whose translation MESSPIPQSSGNSSTLGRIPQTPGPSTASGVPEVGLRDVASESVALFFMLLLDLTAVAGNAAVMAVIAKTPALRKFVFVFHLCLVDLLAALTLMPLAMLSSSALFDHALFGEVACRLYLFLSVCFVSLAILSVSAINVERYYYVVHPMRYEVRMTLGLVASVLVGVWVKALAMASVPVLGRVSWEEGGPNVPPGCSLQWSHSAYCQLFVVVFAVLYFLLPLLLILVVYCSMFRVARVAAMQHGPLPTWMETPRQRSESLSSRSTMVTSSGAPQTTPHRTFGGGKAAVVLLAVGGQFLLCWLPYFSFHLYVALSAQPISTGQVESVVTWIGYFCFTSNPFFYGCLNRQIRGELSKQFVCFFKPAPEEELRLPSREGSIEENFLQFLQGTGCPSENWVSRPPPSPKQDPPAVDFRIPGQIAEETSEFLEQQLTSDIIMSDNYLHPAPSPRLES comes from the coding sequence ATGGAGTCCTCGCCCATCCCTCAGTCATCGGGGAACTCTTCCACTTTGGGGAGGATCCCTCAAACTCCAGGTCCCTCTACTGCCAGTGGGGTCCCAGAGGTGGGACTGAGGGATGTAGCTTCAGAATCTGTGGCCCTTTTCTTCATGCTCCTGCTGGACTTGACTGCTGTGGCTGGCAATGCTGCTGTGATGGCCGTTATCGCCAAGACACCCGCCCTCCGaaaatttgtatttgtcttccaccTCTGCCTGGTGGACCTGCTGGCTGCCCTGACACTCATGCCCCTGGCCATGCTCTCCAGCTCCGCCCTCTTTGACCATGCCCTCTTCGGGGAGGTGGCCTGCCGCCTCTATTTGTTCCTGAGTGTATGCTTTGTCAGCCTGGCCATCCTCTCTGTGTCCGCCATCAATGTGGAGCGCTACTATTATGTGGTCCACCCCATGCGCTATGAGGTGCGCATGACACTGGGGCTTGTGGCCTCAGTGTTGGTGGGTGTATGGGTGAAGGCCCTGGCCATGGCTTCTGTGCCAGTGTTGGGAAGGGTCTCCTGGGAAGAAGGAGGTCCCAATGTACCCCCAGGCTGTTCACTCCAATGGAGCCACAGTGCCTACTGCCAGCTTTTTGTGGTGGTCTTTGCTGTCCTTTACTTCTTGTTGCCCCTGCTCCTCATCCTTGTGGTCTACTGCAGCATGTTCCGAGTGGCTCGTGTTGCTGCGATGCAGCATGGGCCACTGCCCACGTGGATGGAGACACCCCGGCAACGCTCCGAGTCTCTCAGCAGCCGCTCCACTATGGTCACCAGCTCGGGGGCACCCCAAACCACTCCACACCGGACGTTTGGGGGAGGGAAAGCAGCAGTGGTCCTCCTGGCTGTGGGGGGTCAGTTCCTGCTCTGTTGGTTGCCCTACTTCTCTTTCCACCTCTACGTTGCCCTGAGTGCTCAGCCTATTTCAACCGGGCAGGTGGAGAGTGTGGTGACCTGGATTGGCTACTTTTGCTTCACTTCCAACCCTTTCTTCTATGGGTGTCTCAACCGGCAGATTCGGGGGGAGCTCAGCAAGCAGTTTGTCTGCTTCTTCAAGCCAGCTCCAGAGGAGGAGCTGAGGCTGCCTAGCCGGGAGGGCTCCATTGAGGAGAACTTCCTGCAGTTCCTTCAGGGGACAGGCTGTCCCTCTGAGAACTGGGTTTCTCGGCCCCCACCCAGCCCTAAGCAGGATCCACCTGCTGTTGACTTCCGAATCCCAGGCCAGATAGCTGAGGAGACCTCTGAGTTTCTGGAGCAGCAACTCACTAGTGACATCATCATGTCGGACAACTACCTCCACCCTGCCCCCTCACCCCGGCTGGAGTCATGA